A DNA window from Parabacteroides johnsonii DSM 18315 contains the following coding sequences:
- the htpG gene encoding molecular chaperone HtpG, with product MAKQGNIGVTSENIFPIIKKFLYSDHEIFLRELVSNAVDATQKLKTLASVGEFKGELGDLTVHVSFDSNTIKISDRGIGMTAEEIDKYINQIAFSGAEEFVEKYKNDAAAIIGHFGLGFYSSFMVSKKVEIVTKSYKEGAVPMKWSCDGTPEYTLEETEKEDRGTDIILYIDDENKDFLNKDKINSLLTKYCRYLPVPIAFGKKQEWKDGKYVDTDEDNIINDIQPAWVRKPTDMTDEDYKKFYQDLYPMSDEPLFWIHLNVDYPFHLTGILYFPRIKSNIDLHRNKIQLYCNQVFVTDSVEGIVPEFLTLLHGVLDSPDIPLNVSRSYLQSDQNVKKISNHIMKKVADRLEEMFKNDRPQFEEKWDSLKLFIQYGMLSEEKFYDRAAKFALLKDVDSKYYTFEEYKALTEANQTDKEGNLIYLYTTNANDQYSYIQAAKDKAYSVLIMDGQLDVHAISQMEQKFEKTRFVRVDSDTIDNLIRKDDVNKVTLNEDEKNALQEMFKSQLPKIEKTDFIVTFEALGENSNPVMLTQSEYMRRMREMSAMQPGMSFYGELPDNYNLVLNTDHELVKKILSEEEAACAEKLNPILSDLKGWKARQSDLREAQSKKKEEEITSEEKEDMTNTNKKIDELVEQRNSILAEYAGGNKLVSQLIDLALLANGMLKGEALSQFIKRSVQMIG from the coding sequence ATGGCAAAACAAGGAAACATCGGTGTTACGAGTGAGAACATCTTCCCTATCATCAAAAAGTTTTTGTATAGTGATCACGAAATTTTTCTTCGTGAATTGGTATCTAACGCAGTTGATGCAACGCAGAAGTTGAAAACACTGGCTTCTGTCGGTGAGTTCAAAGGAGAACTGGGAGATTTGACTGTACATGTCAGCTTCGATAGCAATACGATCAAAATCTCCGACCGCGGTATCGGTATGACTGCCGAAGAGATCGACAAATATATCAATCAGATCGCCTTCTCCGGCGCCGAAGAGTTCGTTGAAAAATACAAGAACGACGCAGCCGCTATCATCGGTCACTTCGGACTTGGCTTCTATTCTTCTTTCATGGTTTCCAAAAAAGTGGAGATCGTTACCAAATCATATAAAGAAGGAGCCGTTCCTATGAAATGGAGTTGCGACGGCACACCCGAATACACATTGGAAGAGACGGAAAAAGAAGATCGCGGAACAGACATCATCCTGTATATCGACGACGAGAACAAAGATTTCCTGAACAAAGACAAGATCAACAGCCTGTTGACCAAGTACTGCCGTTACCTGCCGGTTCCCATCGCATTCGGAAAGAAGCAGGAATGGAAAGACGGCAAATATGTCGATACCGACGAAGACAATATCATCAACGATATCCAGCCGGCATGGGTTCGTAAACCGACTGATATGACAGATGAAGATTATAAGAAATTCTATCAGGACCTGTATCCAATGTCCGACGAACCTCTGTTCTGGATTCACCTGAACGTGGATTACCCGTTCCATCTGACCGGTATCCTGTATTTCCCGCGCATCAAGAGCAACATCGATCTGCATCGCAACAAGATCCAATTATACTGCAACCAAGTGTTCGTCACCGATTCGGTTGAAGGTATCGTTCCTGAATTCCTGACATTGCTGCACGGTGTGCTCGATTCTCCGGATATCCCGCTGAATGTGTCCCGTTCTTACCTACAGAGCGACCAGAACGTGAAAAAGATCTCCAACCACATTATGAAAAAGGTGGCAGATCGCCTGGAAGAAATGTTCAAGAACGACCGTCCTCAATTCGAAGAAAAGTGGGACAGCCTGAAACTTTTCATCCAGTACGGAATGTTGAGCGAAGAAAAATTTTACGATCGGGCAGCCAAGTTCGCCCTCCTGAAGGATGTAGACAGCAAATATTACACATTCGAAGAGTACAAAGCTCTGACGGAAGCCAACCAGACAGACAAGGAAGGCAACCTGATCTACTTGTACACAACGAATGCCAATGACCAGTACAGCTATATCCAGGCTGCAAAAGACAAAGCCTACAGCGTGCTGATCATGGATGGTCAGCTGGATGTCCATGCTATAAGCCAGATGGAACAGAAGTTCGAAAAGACACGTTTCGTCCGTGTGGATAGCGACACGATCGACAATCTGATCCGCAAGGACGATGTCAACAAGGTAACACTGAATGAGGACGAAAAAAATGCTCTGCAGGAGATGTTCAAAAGCCAGTTACCGAAGATCGAGAAGACAGATTTCATTGTCACATTCGAGGCGTTGGGCGAAAACTCAAACCCGGTCATGCTGACACAAAGCGAATATATGCGCCGTATGCGTGAAATGTCTGCCATGCAGCCAGGTATGTCGTTTTATGGAGAACTGCCGGATAACTACAATCTGGTGCTGAACACAGACCACGAACTGGTTAAGAAAATCCTGAGCGAAGAAGAAGCGGCTTGTGCCGAAAAGCTGAATCCGATCCTTTCCGACCTGAAAGGCTGGAAAGCCCGTCAGTCCGACTTGCGCGAAGCCCAGAGCAAGAAGAAAGAAGAAGAAATCACTTCTGAAGAGAAGGAAGATATGACGAATACGAACAAAAAGATTGACGAACTGGTAGAACAGCGCAACAGCATCCTGGCCGAATATGCTGGTGGAAATAAACTGGTCAGCCAGTTGATCGACCTTGCCCTGTTGGCAAACGGTATGTTGAAAGGTGAAGCATTGAGCCAATTCATCAAACGCAGCGTTCAGATGATCGGTTAA